Proteins encoded in a region of the Zea mays cultivar B73 chromosome 2, Zm-B73-REFERENCE-NAM-5.0, whole genome shotgun sequence genome:
- the LOC100282154 gene encoding integral membrane protein like isoform 1 (isoform 1 is encoded by transcript variant 1), with protein MSTLKKSDKKAALDFAAWSFNVTTSVGLIMVNKALMATYGFSFATTLTGLHFVTTTLMTILFRWLGLSQPSHLPLADLVKFVIFSNLSIVGMNVSLMWNSVGFYQIAKLCMIPASCLLEVVFDHVHYSRDTKLSIMVVLIGVAVCTVTDVSVNARGLIAAVIAVWSTALQQYYVHFLQRKYSLNSFNLLGHTAPAQAGSLLLVGPFADYLLTGKRVDQFSLSSLALFFLALSCFIAIGVNLSQFICIGRFSAVSFQVLGHMKTVLVLSLGFLFFGKEGLNLQVVLGMVLAVLGMIWYGNASAKPGGKERRSILPVRSASLKGSSEEKAGAEK; from the exons ATGAGTACTCTGAAGAAATCCGACAAGAAGGCTGCCCTCGACTTCGCAGCATGGAGTTTCAATGTCACCACATCGGTTGGACTCATCATGGTCAACAAGGCCTTGATGGCTACGTATGGGTTCAGTTTCG CCACAACATTAACCGGGCTTCATTTTGTGACTACTACCTTGATGACTATCTTATTTCGTTGGTTAGGCCTGAGTCAGCCATCCCACTTACCCCTAGCAGATCTAGTTAAATTTGTGATATTTTCGAACTTGTCAATTGTTGGGATGAATGTGAGCTTGATGTGGAACTCTGTTGGCTTTTATCAG ATAGCAAAGCTGTGCATGATACCTGCATCATGTCTTCTGGAGGTTGTATTTGATCATGTACATTATTCCCGGGACACAAAGCTGAGCATAATGGTCGTGCTTATAGGAGTTGCAGTCTGCACGGTTACTGATGTCAGTGTGAATGCAAGAGGTCTAATTGCTGCTGTTATAGCTGTTTGGAGCACAGCTTTGCAACAATAC TATGTCCATTTTCTCCAACGCAAGTACTCCCTGAACTCATTCAACCTCCTGGGCCACACAGCTCCAGCCCAAGCTGGGTCACTGCTGCTAGTGGGACCATTTGCGGATTACTTGTTGACAGGCAAAAGGGTGGATCAGTTCAGTTTGTCATCGCTTGCTCTG TTTTTCCTGGCACTCTCATGCTTCATCGCCATTGGTGTTAATCTGAGCCAATTCATCTGCATCGGGCGGTTCTCTGCCGTATCCTTCCAAGTCCTAGGCCACATGAAGACCGTACTTGTTCTGTCCCTTGGGTTCCTTTTCTTTGGCAAGGAGGGCCTGAACCTTCAGGTAGTCCTTGGGATGGTCCTGGCCGTTCTCGGAATGATATGGTACGGGAACGCGTCTGCTAAACCAGGTGGCAAAGAGCGGCGCAGCATCCTGCCGGTGAGGTCTGCGAGTCTCAAGGGAAGTTCCGAAGAAAAGGCCGGTGCCGAGAAATAG
- the LOC100282154 gene encoding integral membrane protein like isoform X1: protein MTILFRWLGLSQPSHLPLADLVKFVIFSNLSIVGMNVSLMWNSVGFYQIAKLCMIPASCLLEVVFDHVHYSRDTKLSIMVVLIGVAVCTVTDVSVNARGLIAAVIAVWSTALQQYYVHFLQRKYSLNSFNLLGHTAPAQAGSLLLVGPFADYLLTGKRVDQFSLSSLALFFLALSCFIAIGVNLSQFICIGRFSAVSFQVLGHMKTVLVLSLGFLFFGKEGLNLQVVLGMVLAVLGMIWYGNASAKPGGKERRSILPVRSASLKGSSEEKAGAEK, encoded by the exons ATGACTATCTTATTTCGTTGGTTAGGCCTGAGTCAGCCATCCCACTTACCCCTAGCAGATCTAGTTAAATTTGTGATATTTTCGAACTTGTCAATTGTTGGGATGAATGTGAGCTTGATGTGGAACTCTGTTGGCTTTTATCAG ATAGCAAAGCTGTGCATGATACCTGCATCATGTCTTCTGGAGGTTGTATTTGATCATGTACATTATTCCCGGGACACAAAGCTGAGCATAATGGTCGTGCTTATAGGAGTTGCAGTCTGCACGGTTACTGATGTCAGTGTGAATGCAAGAGGTCTAATTGCTGCTGTTATAGCTGTTTGGAGCACAGCTTTGCAACAATAC TATGTCCATTTTCTCCAACGCAAGTACTCCCTGAACTCATTCAACCTCCTGGGCCACACAGCTCCAGCCCAAGCTGGGTCACTGCTGCTAGTGGGACCATTTGCGGATTACTTGTTGACAGGCAAAAGGGTGGATCAGTTCAGTTTGTCATCGCTTGCTCTG TTTTTCCTGGCACTCTCATGCTTCATCGCCATTGGTGTTAATCTGAGCCAATTCATCTGCATCGGGCGGTTCTCTGCCGTATCCTTCCAAGTCCTAGGCCACATGAAGACCGTACTTGTTCTGTCCCTTGGGTTCCTTTTCTTTGGCAAGGAGGGCCTGAACCTTCAGGTAGTCCTTGGGATGGTCCTGGCCGTTCTCGGAATGATATGGTACGGGAACGCGTCTGCTAAACCAGGTGGCAAAGAGCGGCGCAGCATCCTGCCGGTGAGGTCTGCGAGTCTCAAGGGAAGTTCCGAAGAAAAGGCCGGTGCCGAGAAATAG
- the LOC100282154 gene encoding integral membrane protein like isoform 2 (isoform 2 is encoded by transcript variant 3), producing the protein MIPASCLLEVVFDHVHYSRDTKLSIMVVLIGVAVCTVTDVSVNARGLIAAVIAVWSTALQQYYVHFLQRKYSLNSFNLLGHTAPAQAGSLLLVGPFADYLLTGKRVDQFSLSSLALFFLALSCFIAIGVNLSQFICIGRFSAVSFQVLGHMKTVLVLSLGFLFFGKEGLNLQVVLGMVLAVLGMIWYGNASAKPGGKERRSILPVRSASLKGSSEEKAGAEK; encoded by the exons ATGATACCTGCATCATGTCTTCTGGAGGTTGTATTTGATCATGTACATTATTCCCGGGACACAAAGCTGAGCATAATGGTCGTGCTTATAGGAGTTGCAGTCTGCACGGTTACTGATGTCAGTGTGAATGCAAGAGGTCTAATTGCTGCTGTTATAGCTGTTTGGAGCACAGCTTTGCAACAATAC TATGTCCATTTTCTCCAACGCAAGTACTCCCTGAACTCATTCAACCTCCTGGGCCACACAGCTCCAGCCCAAGCTGGGTCACTGCTGCTAGTGGGACCATTTGCGGATTACTTGTTGACAGGCAAAAGGGTGGATCAGTTCAGTTTGTCATCGCTTGCTCTG TTTTTCCTGGCACTCTCATGCTTCATCGCCATTGGTGTTAATCTGAGCCAATTCATCTGCATCGGGCGGTTCTCTGCCGTATCCTTCCAAGTCCTAGGCCACATGAAGACCGTACTTGTTCTGTCCCTTGGGTTCCTTTTCTTTGGCAAGGAGGGCCTGAACCTTCAGGTAGTCCTTGGGATGGTCCTGGCCGTTCTCGGAATGATATGGTACGGGAACGCGTCTGCTAAACCAGGTGGCAAAGAGCGGCGCAGCATCCTGCCGGTGAGGTCTGCGAGTCTCAAGGGAAGTTCCGAAGAAAAGGCCGGTGCCGAGAAATAG